From the Theobroma cacao cultivar B97-61/B2 chromosome 2, Criollo_cocoa_genome_V2, whole genome shotgun sequence genome, one window contains:
- the LOC18609346 gene encoding protein WVD2-like 4 isoform X1, with product MGESIVDASNKEVKIGEMASSNPAFEVSVSFGRFENDSLSWEKWSSFSPNKYLEEVEKCATPGSVAKKKAYFEEHYKKIAARKAELQAQEKPMESKPFNSDDQNCGDLVGKSNGQCSNEGGKQETNWLSEVSNTHFDEHNEEPELAIKSQNSSAEGVKGKIDSRMESQVIEKIDSRVESEEKEEMDSAVESPKLIESEETAPDEAVLVKEAVETLPKGSQDEKELPQNSEKDIKDTPKFKHKNLKLGHLAKSDKITPANKERNETRIKKKPASPVTKTPQFSTPKASKPTSTPTTPSASRTPLKTKTTSSYSLPKTKIPSMGESKKVVPRSLHMSLSLGPSDSGLVSLPATRKSLIMEKMGDKDIVKRAFKTFQSNYHQLKPSSQEQYAASKQVPAKGREARVSTLMTPQKENGGSPRVSGMEKKNAKAAPSYFGLKTDEREDRRKEFSKKLEEKPNGREAERKYPQTKSKDNRDAEIKKLRQSLNFKATPLPGFYHGQRTCKSPLDKIGTKTDIHR from the exons ATTGGGGAGATGGCTTCTTCAAATCCTGCTTTTGAAGTGTCAGTCTCGTTTGGTAGATTTGAGAATGATTCGCTTTCTTGGGAGAAATGGTCATCTTTCTCGCCAAACAAGTACTTGGAGGAGGTTGAGAAGTGTGCAACTCCGGGATCAGTTGCTAAGAAAAAGGCTTACTTTGAAGAACATTACAAGAAGATTGCTGCAAGAAAAGCTGAGCTACAGGCTCAGGAGAAGCCAATGGAAAGTAAACCCTTTAACTCAGATGATCAGAATTGTGGAGATCTAGTTGGTAAATCTAATGGTCAGTGCTCCAATGAAGGAGGTAAGCAAGAAACTAACTGGCTAAGTGAGGTGAGTAACACCCACTTTGATGAGCACAACGAGGAGCCTGAACTTGCCATCAAATCTCAAAACTCATCGGCTGAGGGAGTGAAAGGGAAAATAGATAGCAGAATGGAGAGTCAAGTGATAGAGAAAATAGATAGCAGAGTAGAAAGTGAAGAGAAAGAGGAAATGGATAGCGCAGTGGAAAGTCCAAAGTTAATCGAATCGGAAGAAACCGCTCCAGATGAAGCCGTTTTGGTAAAAGAAGCAGTGGAAACTCTTCCCAAGGGATCTCAAGATGAAAAGGAGTTGCCACAGAACTCAGAAAAAGACATAAAAGACACTCCAAAGTTCAAACATAAGAACCTAAAGTTGGGTCATTTGGCAAAATCTGATAAG ATTACACCAGCAAATAAGGAGAGAAATGAAACAAGGATAAAGAAGAAACCCGCATCCCCTGTGACTAAAACACCACAATTTTCTACACCTAAAGCATCAAAGCCAACATCAACTCCTACTACACCGTCTGCATCTAGAACACCATTAAAAACAAAGACTACTTCATCTTATTCTTTACCAAAGACCAAGATTCCTTCCATGGGAGAAAGCAAGAAAGTGGTTCCTAGATCCTTGCACATGTCCCTTAGTTTGGGTCCCTCAGATTCTGGACTGGTTTCCCTTCCTGCAACAAGAAAATCTTTAATTATGGAAAAAATGGGGGATAAGGACATTGTCAAGCGAGCGTTTAAGACGTTTCAGAGTAATTATCACCAATTGAAACCTTCCAGTCAGGAACAATATGCAGCATCGAAACAG GTGCCTGCAAAGGGGAGAGAAGCAAGAGTTTCTACTTTGATGACTCCACAAAAGGAGAATGGAGG GTCTCCTAGAGTTAGTGGTATGGAGAAAAAGAATGCTAAGGCTGCTCCATCTTATTTTGGCTTGAAAACTGATGAACGGGAAGACAGGAGAAAGGAG TTCTCCAagaaattggaagaaaaaccCAATGGTAGAGAAGCAGAGAGAAAATATCCCCAGACAAAATCGAAG GATAACAGAGATGCAGAGATCAAAAAATTAAGGCAGAGccttaattttaaagctaCACCCCTGCCGGGCTTTTATCATGGACAGAGAACATGCAAAAGCCCTCTTGATAAG ATAGGTACCAAGACTGACATCCATCGGTAG
- the LOC18609346 gene encoding protein WVD2-like 4 isoform X2 — protein MASSNPAFEVSVSFGRFENDSLSWEKWSSFSPNKYLEEVEKCATPGSVAKKKAYFEEHYKKIAARKAELQAQEKPMESKPFNSDDQNCGDLVGKSNGQCSNEGGKQETNWLSEVSNTHFDEHNEEPELAIKSQNSSAEGVKGKIDSRMESQVIEKIDSRVESEEKEEMDSAVESPKLIESEETAPDEAVLVKEAVETLPKGSQDEKELPQNSEKDIKDTPKFKHKNLKLGHLAKSDKITPANKERNETRIKKKPASPVTKTPQFSTPKASKPTSTPTTPSASRTPLKTKTTSSYSLPKTKIPSMGESKKVVPRSLHMSLSLGPSDSGLVSLPATRKSLIMEKMGDKDIVKRAFKTFQSNYHQLKPSSQEQYAASKQVPAKGREARVSTLMTPQKENGGSPRVSGMEKKNAKAAPSYFGLKTDEREDRRKEFSKKLEEKPNGREAERKYPQTKSKDNRDAEIKKLRQSLNFKATPLPGFYHGQRTCKSPLDKIGTKTDIHR, from the exons ATGGCTTCTTCAAATCCTGCTTTTGAAGTGTCAGTCTCGTTTGGTAGATTTGAGAATGATTCGCTTTCTTGGGAGAAATGGTCATCTTTCTCGCCAAACAAGTACTTGGAGGAGGTTGAGAAGTGTGCAACTCCGGGATCAGTTGCTAAGAAAAAGGCTTACTTTGAAGAACATTACAAGAAGATTGCTGCAAGAAAAGCTGAGCTACAGGCTCAGGAGAAGCCAATGGAAAGTAAACCCTTTAACTCAGATGATCAGAATTGTGGAGATCTAGTTGGTAAATCTAATGGTCAGTGCTCCAATGAAGGAGGTAAGCAAGAAACTAACTGGCTAAGTGAGGTGAGTAACACCCACTTTGATGAGCACAACGAGGAGCCTGAACTTGCCATCAAATCTCAAAACTCATCGGCTGAGGGAGTGAAAGGGAAAATAGATAGCAGAATGGAGAGTCAAGTGATAGAGAAAATAGATAGCAGAGTAGAAAGTGAAGAGAAAGAGGAAATGGATAGCGCAGTGGAAAGTCCAAAGTTAATCGAATCGGAAGAAACCGCTCCAGATGAAGCCGTTTTGGTAAAAGAAGCAGTGGAAACTCTTCCCAAGGGATCTCAAGATGAAAAGGAGTTGCCACAGAACTCAGAAAAAGACATAAAAGACACTCCAAAGTTCAAACATAAGAACCTAAAGTTGGGTCATTTGGCAAAATCTGATAAG ATTACACCAGCAAATAAGGAGAGAAATGAAACAAGGATAAAGAAGAAACCCGCATCCCCTGTGACTAAAACACCACAATTTTCTACACCTAAAGCATCAAAGCCAACATCAACTCCTACTACACCGTCTGCATCTAGAACACCATTAAAAACAAAGACTACTTCATCTTATTCTTTACCAAAGACCAAGATTCCTTCCATGGGAGAAAGCAAGAAAGTGGTTCCTAGATCCTTGCACATGTCCCTTAGTTTGGGTCCCTCAGATTCTGGACTGGTTTCCCTTCCTGCAACAAGAAAATCTTTAATTATGGAAAAAATGGGGGATAAGGACATTGTCAAGCGAGCGTTTAAGACGTTTCAGAGTAATTATCACCAATTGAAACCTTCCAGTCAGGAACAATATGCAGCATCGAAACAG GTGCCTGCAAAGGGGAGAGAAGCAAGAGTTTCTACTTTGATGACTCCACAAAAGGAGAATGGAGG GTCTCCTAGAGTTAGTGGTATGGAGAAAAAGAATGCTAAGGCTGCTCCATCTTATTTTGGCTTGAAAACTGATGAACGGGAAGACAGGAGAAAGGAG TTCTCCAagaaattggaagaaaaaccCAATGGTAGAGAAGCAGAGAGAAAATATCCCCAGACAAAATCGAAG GATAACAGAGATGCAGAGATCAAAAAATTAAGGCAGAGccttaattttaaagctaCACCCCTGCCGGGCTTTTATCATGGACAGAGAACATGCAAAAGCCCTCTTGATAAG ATAGGTACCAAGACTGACATCCATCGGTAG
- the LOC18609347 gene encoding formin-like protein 4, translated as MAVKFQTLVFLNLVIVSFISVLPLSYSQGSPQNIEVFYPYQPPPPDPEASSPKPSNSLPSPEPPPPSPSSSSNDTNKTIAKAVAATAASTIVIAGIFFFFIRKYVLAQRKTDRVGDSSQGGQPGVPPDEFERVNGNIKGLIVDENGLDVLYWRQLQDGENINGFRKGILRSPKDEEEGRGGMVRKGSRSKKAEPVQEIPLLRGKSSTSQVPPPEDDDSSEIIGPLPPPPSHGIVLKAVEKREAPVQSKFLPPASMSPPQPQILAPPLPIQNNTNNSQVTPPPPPPPPPQPAPSNRTPAPPPPPVPAKRPAPPPPPPKAGDSATSLKPPPAARDKSGRGKPGEASGDGATENGNNQVKLKPLHWDKVNKNVEHSMVWDKINGGSFKFDDDLMEALFGYVATSRKSPTSSSNSKNARSTDTSSSSQIMVLDARKSQNVAIVLKSLALSRRELLEALNEGQGLEADTVEKLMRIAPTEEEQSQILNFNGDPTRLADAESFLFHILKAIPSAFTRLNAMQFRSNYDLEILHMKESLQTLELGCKELRSQRLFMRLLEAILKAGNRMNAGTARGNAQAFNLTSLLKLSDVKSTDGKTTLLHFVVEEVVRSEGKKCFISRSRSLSRNSSRSSNSSSDHSTPKEDREKEYVTLGLPVVGGLSAEFTNVKKAATIDFNTFTGTCSSLTARVAEIKQLVLQCMADGKGGFAKEMKGFIDDAEEELKVIREEQNRVMDLVKKTTEYYQAGAKKDPFQIFVIVRDFLGMVDQACVEIARNQQRRKSSTGSYGSRSPNSQESRTKMRFPILPASFMTGKSGSNSSDSDVDS; from the exons ATGGCTGTCAAGTTTCAGACACTGGTTTTTCTCAATCTGGTGATTGTGTCTTTCATTTCTGTCCTCCCTCTCTCTTATTCCCAAGGTTCTCCTCAGAATATCGAAGTTTTCTACCCATATCAACCTCCACCTCCTGACCCGGAAGCAAGTTCACCAAAACcttcaaattctcttccaagtCCAGAACCGCCGCCGCCATCACCATCATCTTCATCGAATGACACTAACAAGACTATTGCAAAGGCAGTAGCTGCAACTGCTGCAAGCACTATAGTTATTGCAgggatttttttctttttcattagaAAGTATGTTCTTGCACAGCGCAAAACAGATAGAGTTGGGGATAGTTCCCAGGGAGGTCAGCCTGGAGTGCCTCCAGATGAGTTTGAAAGAGTTAATGGGAATATAAAGGGGTTAATTGTAGATGAGAATGGTTTGGATGTGCTTTACTGGAGACAGCTTCAAGACGGAGAAAATATAAACGGGTTTCGTAAAGGAATTTTGCGTAGTCctaaagatgaagaagaaggaagaggAGGGATGGTTCGTAAAGGAAGTCGAAGCAAGAAGGCAGAGCCTGTACAGGAAATTCCTCTGCTTCGCGGGAAGTCTTCCACTTCCCAGGTTCCACCTCCTGAAGATGACGATTCAAGTGAAATTATAGGTCCTCTACCTCCTCCCCCATCTCATGGGATTGTCCTAAAAGCTGTTGAGAAAAGGGAAGCACCGgttcaatcaaaatttttgccTCCAGCATCAATGTCACCTCCACAACCTCAAATTCTAGCACCTCCGTTACCAATTCAAAACAACACAAATAACAGTCAAGTGACACCTCCACCTCCACCTCCACCTCCACCTCAACCAGCTCCATCAAATAGAACTCCTGCACCGCCACCTCCACCGGTTCCAGCAAAAAGACCAGCCCCACCACCTCCACCTCCTAAAGCGGGTGATTCAGCTACATCTTTGAAACCTCCCCCAGCAGCCAGGGATAAATCCGGTAGGGGTAAACCAGGGGAGGCTTCTGGAGATGGTGCCACAGAAAACGGAAATAATCAGGTGAAATTGAAGCCGTTGCACTGGGATAAGGTGAACAAGAATGTTGAACATTCGATGGTGTGGGACAAAATCAATGGCGGTTCTTTTAA GTTTGATGATGATCTTATGGAAGCTTTGTTTGGATATGTTGCAACAAGTAGGAAATCCCCTACTAGTAGTAGTAACTCAAAGAATGCAAGGAGTACTGACACTAGCTCATCATCACAAATCATGGTTCTTGATGCTCGAAAATCCCAGAACGTAGCAATTGTGCTCAAATCTCTGGCTCTCTCTCGTAGGGAACTACTTGAAGCCCTAAATGAAGGGCAAGGCCTAGAGGCAGATACTGTTGAAAAGCTCATGAGAATTGCCCCCACAGAAGAAGAACAGTctcaaattcttaattttaatggaGATCCAACAAGACTTGCCGATGCTGAATCCTTTTTGTTTCACATTTTGAAAGCTATTCCATCAGCCTTCACACGTCTTAATGCCATGCAGTTTAGATCAAACTATGACTTGGAAATTCTCCACATGAAAGAGTCGTTACAAACACTAGAGTTAGGGTGCAAGGAGCTTCGCTCTCAACGACTGTTTATGAGACTCCTAGAGGCGATCCTCAAGGCTGGCAATCGCATGAATGCTGGAACTGCCCGAGGGAATGCTCAAGCTTTTAACCTTACTTCTCTACTTAAGCTCTCTGACGTTAAAAGCACTGATGGAAAGACTACTCTACTCCACTTTGTGGTAGAAGAAGTAGTCCGGTCCGAGGGAAAGAAATGTTTTATTAGCAGGAGTCGTAGCCTCAGTCGCAACAGCAGCCGAAGCAGCAACAGCAGCTCTGATCATTCAACACCGAAAGAGGACAGAGAGAAGGAATATGTAACGCTTGGATTACCAGTGGTAGGAGGCCTCAGTGCTGAGTTCACTAATGTGAAGAAAGCAGCCACAATAGATTTCAACACATTTACTGGAACTTGCTCATCTCTTACTGCTCGTGTGGCAGAAATTAAACAGCTTGTACTGCAATGTATGGCTGATGGGAAAGGAGGATTTGCGAAAGAAATGAAAGGGTTTATTGATGATGCTGAAGAGGAACTAAAGGTTATAAGGGAGGAGCAAAACAGAGTGATGGATCTTGTAAAAAAAACCACAGAGTATTATCAAGCAGGGGCAAAAAAGgatcctttccaaatatttgtTATAGTTAGAGACTTTCTAGGTATGGTCGACCAAGCCTGTGTAGAAATAGCTAGGAATCAACAAAGAAGGAAGTCATCAACTGGAAGTTACGGATCACGATCACCAAATTCACAAGAATCAAGAACCAAAATGAGGTTTCCAATCTTGCCAGCAAGTTTCATGACAGGCAAGTCCGGGAGCAATTCTAGCGACTCAGATGTAGATTCGTGA